A single window of Mycosarcoma maydis chromosome 1, whole genome shotgun sequence DNA harbors:
- a CDS encoding chromatin-remodeling histone chaperone SPT6 (related to transcriptional regulator protein SPT6) yields MADEERVPAPYFQDDEEGGASDEGEGVDLIKSHGNLVGSGGEDSSDEEEDDDPEEARRVAEGFIAEDDEEEEEDSEARRDRRRRRKKKRKQNEQDFEVDEDDLELLAENTGQPRRKEAGRLKRFRRGSASPPADDEAAARQRTLDQIFEDDDEDEDDIRSGRRGVNYDDDDEDLPSVGQALRAGVARKQREVVGAYEDDGLDDFIEEDEDDEEMQGLDEEEREARRQQRREEKRKARLSGSAADPAKAGIDHEAWDEIHEIFGNGEDYFWALEDEEEDAFDEEKKNKMEYKDIFEPAQIAERMLTEDDERIKRIDIPERLQLACPGEEGLKLLERKLTDTELFEAAKWASTRISQRTAAEFLDEAGLFHRQRSEFINAVQLMLSYMLNDLLEVPFLFQHRFDELEHLTFDEVERQYRSIDLLTRRELYTLSGLGLKFKTLLVRKDQLRATFNKIHVDVKTEPIQDDELDGGLDAMPADESRAARVESSQRQRAIFEDMLAQAASLEEISDITEYLTLRYGQQMRDAQALTSNGTDQAASDLQGLTLTSDPLVSATPAFKKPSLVGQYERNKKTVLAELAKKFGITSDELASNVTSHTRQYSPRDPEESPFKFAEQFTGSAWGAHSPEIALAKAKMMLSQEIGKDPILKREMRQLFKDAAEINIEPTERGMTVIDDQHPYANFKFIANKPARLVPQNPSQYLQMLQAEDELLIKLDIDLKDVVLTRFEARLYNNYASEGVGELSNAWNEQRRDVIREALKTHLVPNGRIWLKEFLREESRETLLRHVDVLMTKRVQEGPFMSKSMMARNRDPKIEEEDRIPRVLAVSHGGGDPRKDVVQAVYLDERGRFREHATFDDLRPLSARQMQERELELERTRGKAEFVDHRADFVKLLKQRRPDIVVVSGWSVRTAELKRHVQELADTAHQEICDADRLHSDLERDQAVIDVVTCHDDVARIYQHSSRAAEEFPELSELGRYCLALARYAQSPVNEFAALGSDLTAVILDPNQRLLPQDRLRLHFERCIGAVVNENGVEINQAMTSTYLQTMLPFVAGLGPRKAHALVNAISTKLEGTLINRTLLISRNILTFQVFQNCASFLRIEQDMLLEADEDDVPDVLDSTRIHPEDYDFPRKMAADALNKHEEDLEGEHPSLPCKELMEDADPADKLNTLDLDNYATMLFERKGERKRATLHSCRTELIKPYDDLREKQSEPSLEEMLTMFTGETSKTLAEGFVVSVEVTRVQEGNRMQEGHIKCRLDSGIEGTIEAEHAVEHYTPGSVRLRDLVRPQQTLDALVRKIDYKMCTVQLSISPWELQHRATHQGKTPIDIKFYDRRKADQWNEHAAAKAKLRIQARRQNRVIDHPNYHNFNYKAAVTFLRSQPRGTVVVRPSSKGDDHLAVTWKVDDDVYQNIDVTELDKESEYSLGRVLRIEGMGSYSDLDELIVNHVKPMVHMVEMMMNHEKYKGADEEDLHRFLTNWSLANPSRSVYAFGLNKDRPGYFNLSFKANRDAAIQTWPVKVLPNAFKLGPADQLADVAALCNAFKTQYTTQASMARGAKTPYGGGRTPAPGMGGATPLGGRTPYGGVRNGMAGSATPGQGVAGGYTTPMINVASATPNPYGGAYGRNGAAGGYGAPAAGGPPGRPPSMPGAPPMMPPGMASGGGAPSYAPPFAGAGEPGPPPARPPVPHGMHPDRFAQAEYGGASQQSYGENSGGAGGYGGGYRGY; encoded by the coding sequence ATGGCCGACGAGGAGAGGGTCCCCGCCCCCTACTTtcaagatgatgaagagGGAGGGGCGTCCGACGAGGGCGAAGGTGTCGATCTCATCAAGTCACATGGCAACCTTGTTGGCTCCGGAGGTGAGGATAGTagcgacgaagaagaggacgacgatccggaagaagctcgacgcgTTGCAGAAGGCTTTATcgccgaggacgacgaggaagaggaagaagacaGCGAAGCACGCAGAGATCGTAGAAGGCGCagaaagaaaaagagaAAGCAGAACGAACAAGACTTtgaggtcgacgaggacgatctcgagctgctcgccgaaAACACCGGTCAACCTCGTCGCAAGGAGGCTGGCCGTCTCAAGCGTTTCCGACGAGGTTCCGCTTCTCCACCCGCAGATGACGAAGCCGCTGCTAGGCAAAGGACGCTTGACCAGATCTttgaggatgacgacgaagacgaggacgacatTCGCTCAGGTCGCCGCGGCGTCAActacgacgatgatgacgaagacCTGCCATCGGTCGGTCAAGCACTTCGAGCCGGCGTAGCCCGCAAGCAACGCGAAGTCGTTGGAGCATATGAAGATGACGGTCTCGACGATTTCatcgaagaggatgaggatgacgaagagatgcagggcctcgacgaggaggaacGCGAAGCGAGACGCCAGCAGAGGCGCGAggagaagcgcaaggccCGCCTGTCCGGGTCTGCAGCTGACCCTGCCAAGGCCGGCATCGATCATGAAGCCTGGGACGAAATCCACGAGATCTTTGGTAATGGCGAAGATTACTTCTGGGcgctcgaagacgaggaagaagacgcTTTTGACGAGGAAAAAAAGAACAAAATGGAGTACAAGGACATTTTTGAGCCAGCCCAGATCGCAGAACGCATGTTGACcgaagacgatgagcgCATCAAGCGCATTGATATCCCCGAACGTCTCCAACTCGCTTGCCCAGGCGAAGAGGGtctcaagctgctcgaacgAAAGCTCACCGACACAGAGCTCTTCGAAGCAGCCAAATGGGCCTCGACTCGTATCTCACAAAGGACTGCCGCCGAATtcctcgacgaagccggCCTCTTCCATCGTCAACGCTCGGAATTCATCAACGCCGTTCAGCTCATGCTCTCTTACATGCTAAACGACCTGCTCGAAGTTCCGTTTCTCTTTCAGCACCGAttcgatgagctcgaaCACCTCACCTTTGACGAAGTCGAACGACAGTACCGCAGCATTGACCTCCTCACCCGCCGAGAGCTCTACACGCTCAGTGGCCTCGGTCTCAAGTTCAAAACCTTGCTCGTCCGCAAAGACCAGCTGCGCGCCACCTTCAACAAGATTCACGTCGACGTTAAAACCGAGCCCAttcaagacgacgagcttgacggTGGTTTGGACGCCATGCCAGCAGATGAATCCCGAGCGGCTCGTGTCGAATCCTCGCAACGTCAGAGGGCCATCTTCGAGGACATGCTTGCACAGGCCGCCAGTCTCGAGGAGATCTCCGATATCACCGAGTATCTCACCCTCCGTTACGGCCAGCAGATGCGCGATGCCCAGGCTCTTACAAGCAACGGCACAGATCAAGCCGCTTCGGATCTGCAAGGTCTCACTCTGACCAGCGACCCCCTGGTCAGCGCCACGCCTGCCTTTAAGAAGCCAAGTCTCGTCGGTCAGTACGAGCGCAACAAGAAGACCGTCCTTGCAGAGCTCGCAAAGAAGTTTGGCATCACCTccgacgagctcgcctCAAACGTCACGAGTCATACTCGCCAATACTCGCCCCGCGACCCCGAGGAGTCGCCGTTCAAGTTTGCCGAGCAGTTCACAGGCTCTGCATGGGGAGCACATTCGCCAGAGAttgcgctcgccaaggcAAAGATGATGCTCAGCCAGGAGATTGGCAAGGATCCCATCCTGAAGCGAGAGATGCGTCAACTCTTCAAGGATGCTGCCGAGATCAACATTGAGCCCACCGAACGTGGCATGACGGTTATCGACGACCAGCATCCCTACGCTAACTTCAAGTTCATCGCCAACAAGCCGGCTCGGCTTGTACCTCAAAACCCTTCTCAATACTTGCAGATGCTTCAagccgaggacgagcttctgatcaagctcgacattgaTCTCAAAGACGTGGTTTTGACTCGTTTCGAGGCTCGACTCTACAACAACTACGCCAGCGAAGGCGTCGGTGAGCTCAGCAACGCGTGGAACGAGCAAAGGCGCGATGTGATCCGagaggcgctcaagaccCACCTCGTTCCCAACGGACGAATCTGGCTCAAGGAGTTTCTTCGTGAAGAATCGCGAGAGACTTTGCTGCGACACGTCGATGTTCTCATGACCAAGCGTGTTCAAGAGGGGCCGTTCATGTCCAAGAGCATGATGGCACGCAACCGCGACCCCAAAatcgaagaagaagacCGCATCCCACGTGTGCTGGCCGTCTCACATGGCGGTGGCGATCCACGAAAGGACGTCGTTCAGGCCGTCTATCTGGACGAGCGTGGCCGCTTCCGTGAGCATGCCACGTTCGATGACCTTCGCCCTCTCAGCGCGCGCCAGATGCAGGAGcgagagctcgagctggaacGTACGCGAGGCAAGGCCGAGTTTGTGGATCACCGCGCTGACTttgtcaagctgctcaagcaaCGGAGGCCCGACATTGTTGTCGTCAGTGGCTGGAGTGTGCGCACCGCCGAACTCAAAAGGCATGTACAGGAGCTTGCCGACACGGCTCACCAGGAAATATGCGACGCGGACCGCCTGCATTCCGACCTCGAACGTGACCAGGCGGTGATCGACGTTGTCACCTGCCATGACGACGTAGCGCGTATCTATCAGCACAGCAGCCGTGCTGCTGAGGAGTTCCCCGAACTTAGTGAACTCGGCCGCTACTGTCTTGCGCTCGCACGATATGCACAGTCACCTGTTAACGAATTTGCAGCGCTTGGCAGCGATTTGACCGccgtcatcctcgacccGAACCAGCGTCTGCTGCCGCAGGATCGCCTGCGTCTACACTTTGAGCGTTGCATCGGTGCGGTTGTCAACGAGAAtggcgtcgagatcaaTCAGGCCATGACTAGCACCTACTtgcagacgatgctgccgtTCGTGGCCGGTCTTGGTCCTAGAAAGGCGCATGCACTTGTCAACGCCATCAGCACCAAGCTGGAAGGTACGCTCATCAACCGAAccttgctcatctcgcGCAACATCCTGACCTTCCAGGTATTCCAGAACTGCGCATCCTTCCTGCGTATCGAGCAAGATatgctgctcgaggcggacgaagacgacgtgCCAGACGTGCTCGACAGCACACGCATCCATCCCGAGGACTACGATTTCCCACGCAAGATGGCTGCCGATGCTctcaacaagcacgagGAGGATCTCGAAGGCGAACATCCAAGTTTACCTTGCAAGGAGCTCATGGAGGACGCCGATCCGGCCGACAAGCTAAACACGCTCGATCTGGACAACTACGCTACGATGCTGTTCGAGCGCAAGGGCGAACGCAAGCGCGCGACGCTACACTCTTGTCGAACGGAGCTGATCAAGCCATACGACGACTTGCGCGAAAAGCAGAGCGAGCCGTCTCTGGAAGAGATGCTGACCATGTTCACGGGCGAGACTTCCAAGACGCTTGCGGAAGGATTTGTCGTATCGGTTGAGGTGACGCGGGTACAAGAAGGTAACCGTATGCAGGAGGGGCACATCAAGTGTCGCCTCGACTCTGGCATCGAGGGTACCATCGAAGCCGAACATGCGGTGGAACACTACACGCCTGGATCGGTGCGTCTGCGTGATCTGGTGCGACCTCAGCAGACTCTGGACGCGCTCGTACGCAAGATCGATTACAAGATGTGTACGGTGCAGCTGAGCATTAGCCCTTGGGAGTTGCAGCATCGTGCCACGCACCAGGGCAAGACGCCGATCGACATTAAGTTTTACGATAGGAGAAAGGCAGATCAGTGGAACGAAcatgcagcagccaaggcTAAGTTGCGAATCCAGGCTCGTCGACAGAACCGTGTGATTGACCATCCGAACTACCACAACTTTAACTACAAGGCAGCTGTCACGTTTCTTCGTAGCCAGCCTCGAGGCACGGTTGTCGTGCGACCTAGCAGCAAGGGCGATGACCACCTCGCGGTGACTTGGAAAGTGGACGACGATGTGTACCAGAACATCGACGTtaccgagctcgacaaggagaGCGAATACTCGCTTGGACGCGTGTTGCGTATCGAAGGTATGGGCTCGTACTCGGATCTGGACGAGCTCATCGTTAACCACGTCAAGCCGATGGTGCATATGGTggagatgatgatgaatcacgaaaagTACAAGGgcgccgacgaggaagacTTGCACCGTTTCTTGACCAACTGGTCGCTGGCCAATCCGTCGAGATCGGTCTACGCATTTGGTTTGAACAAGGACCGACCTGGCTACTTTAACTTGTCGTTCAAGGCGAATCGTGACGCGGCGATCCAGACATGGCCTGTCAAGGTGCTGCCTAACGCGTTCAAGCTGGGGCCTGCCGACCAGCTTGCCGATGTTGCGGCGCTCTGCAACGCGTTCAAGACGCAGTACACCACACAAGCGAGTATGGCACGTGGTGCAAAGACGCCATACGGAGGCGGACGAACGCCTGCGCCAGGTATGGGTGGCGCAACGCCTCTGGGCGGACGCACACCGTATGGCGGTGTCAGGAACGGTATGGCTGGTAGCGCGACGCCTGGCCAGGGTGTTGCAGGCGGTTACACTACACCGATGATCAACGTAGCTTCTGCAACACCGAATCCGTACGGCGGAGCGTATGGTCGCAACGGCGCTGCGGGAGGATACGGAGCACCTGCAGCTGGCGGACCTCCTGGTCGTCCACCATCAATGCCTGGGGCTCCTCCCATGATGCCACCGGGCATGGCCAGTGGCGGCGGTGCACCTTCGTACGCTCCACCTTTCGCGGGTGCGGGCGAACCTGGCCCGCCACCTGCACGCCCACCCGTACCCCACGGTATGCACCCAGACCGTTTCGCACAGGCTGAATATGGTGGCGCCAGTCAGCAGTCGTACGGCGAAAACAGTGGTGGCGCGGGCGGATATGGAGGAGGATACCGAGGTTATTAG
- a CDS encoding uncharacterized protein (related to eIF3f - translation initiation factor 3 subunit F), translating into MSLAGSSSSALHLDFPASTGSGVMHSRSVTGVHVHPVALFSILDHYLRRNDGQHRVIGTLLGTRTESEIEIKNCFAVPHLEDAEEGQVQVDMEYHRSMYELCQKVRPDEVIVGWYATSPELNTYSALIQDFYSRETAPHQAVHLTMDTTIDGSKPSGLGIKSYISSPLGATPKAENCVFLPLPTNLLHSTPEHSSLSLLASQNISSPLTDLDALAVSLKQVQSQLDRVLTYVRAVISGEKEGDKAVGRFLNDTISVVPAGLDDNKLETLFNAHLQDVLMVSYLANVVRAQAEVSSRLTLLT; encoded by the coding sequence ATGTCGCTCGCCGGATCATCATCTTCGGCTCTTCACCTCGACTTCCCAGCCTCGACGGGATCGGGTGTGATGCACTCTCGCTCTGTCACTGGCGTCCACGTTCACCCTGTCGCCCTCTTCTccattctcgaccactACCTCCGTCGCAACGATGGTCAGCACCGCGTCATTGGCACTTTGCTCGGCACACGCACCGAATCCGAAATCGAGATTAAGAACTGCTTCGCCGTGCCTCACTTGGAAGACGCGGAAGAGGGTCAGGTGCAGGTTGACATGGAGTATCACCGCAGCATGTACGAGCTCTGCCAGAAGGTACGACCGGATGAGGTCATCGTCGGTTGGTATGCTACTTCGCCAGAACTAAATACCTACAGCGCTCTCATCCAAGACTTTTACTCGCGAGAGACGGCGCCTCACCAAGCTGTGCACCTTACCATGGACACTACCATTGACGGTTCCAAGCCTTCCGGTCTCGGTATCAAGTCGTACATCTCGTCACCGTTGGGTGCAACCCCCAAGGCTGAGAACTGCGTCTTccttcctcttccgacCAATCTGCTTCACTCGACACCAGAACACTCTTCGCTTTCGCTGCTTGCCTCGCAAAACATCTCGTCGCCCTTGACTgacctcgatgcgctcgccgTCAGCCTTAAGCAGGTGCAGTCACAGCTTGACCGTGTTCTCACCTACGTACGTGCCGTTATCTCGGGAGAAAAGGAGGGTGACAAGGCCGTTGGTCGCTTCCTCAACGACACAATCAGCGTCGTACCTGCAGGTTTGGACgacaacaagctcgagacgctcttCAACGCCCACCTCCAGGATGTGCTCATGGTTTCCTACCTCGCCAACGTCGTACGAGCCCAGGCCGAGGTTTCGTCGCGTCTCACCCTCCTCACCTAA
- a CDS encoding putative phosphatidylinositol-3-phosphatase, whose product MSSTSSLPAVWDGYQLRISPQAYVFEPTSKARAEVLVIDRNDSTLRLAEHGSAPGGDKTMSVQAIVGIIKLHSSEFLVVVISKKKVAEIAGADIYMATEFRTFPLDKEANPSLLKHPVEKTLLGLLKAHLYSAPFYFSYGYDLTSSMQRQAGLSNPSAPLWQRADDRFFWNRFLMQKFVHTTQSGSHDLSRFILPCIFGFLEVKEVKINNHAFVLGLIARRSRHRVGTRYFSRGIDVDGNVSNFNETEQFVITNPKNGPTMTKANGSIRQSYIQTRGSVPVFWAEVNNLRYKPDLQIMEKPETAEATRRHFDDQVARYGDNYLVNLVNQKGYEKPVKEAYERAVEKLHNPKVHYTYYDFHHECKGMKFERVMDLIERLQTKGLKSNDYFAVEDGKVVSQQRSVVRTNCMDCLDRTNVVQGTLARWILNEQLRSIGILSGGDQVETKNEFMHVYRNVWADHADVISKAYSGTGALKTDFTRTGKRSKEGALQDGINSVTRYIKNNYFDGARQDAYDLFTGAWEPSKGLPTPDQRALLVRSMPWVFLFAISMVLASLVLPRHTAAQTIGSVGGANAGDALQQSALSHVYFFTLWLVVAIGSAQFMVSRGLDYVAWPTLNRPDETIFYDGPGFRSGTKGRTGVINPLKARKSHNGGVNVVASNAGRRGEAYSVSS is encoded by the coding sequence atgtcgtcgacgagcagcttgccCGCTGTGTGGGATGGTTACCAATtgcgcatctcgcctcAGGCTTACGTTTTTGAACCAACTAGCAAGGCCAGAGCCGAGGTGCTTGTGATCGACCGAAACGATAGCACCCTCCGTTTGGCAGAGCATGGATCTGCACCCGGTGGCGATAAGACCATGTCGGTGCAAGCTATTGTAGGCATCATCAAGCTTCATAGCTCCGAGTTTCTTGTCGTGGTCATCAGCAAGAAAAAGGTCGCCGAGATTGCTGGTGCCGACATCTATATGGCTACCGAGTTCCGTACGTTTCcgctcgacaaggaggCGAATCCTTCATTGCTCAAACATCCCGTCGAAAAGACACTCCTCGGCCTACTCAAGGCGCACCTCTACAGCGCTCCATTCTATTTTAGCTACGGCTACGATCTCACCAGCAGCATGCAACGCCAAGCTGGCCTTTCCAATCCTTCGGCTCCGCTCTGGCAGCGTGCCGACGATCGCTTCTTCTGGAACCGATTCCTGATGCAAAAGTTTGTTCACACCACTCAGTCTGGCAGCCATGATCTTTCGCGCTTCATCTTGCCATGCATTTTTGGCTTCCTTGAGGTCAAGGAGGTCAAGATCAACAACCACGCTTTCGTTCTCGGCCTCattgctcgtcgctcgcgCCACCGCGTAGGCACACGCTACTTTTCTCGAGGCATCGACGTGGATGGCAACGTGTCCAACTTCAACGAGACCGAACAGTTTGTCATCACTAACCCCAAGAATGGACCCACGATGACCAAGGCCAATGGCAGCATCCGACAAAGCTACATCCAGACGCGAGGCAGTGTCCCCGTGTTCTGGGCCGAAGTCAACAATCTGCGCTACAAGCCCGATCTGCAGATCATGGAGAAACCCGAGACTGCCGAGGCGACTCGTCGTCATTTCGACGACCAAGTGGCACGATACGGAGACAACTATCTCGTCAACCTCGTTAACCAAAAGGGTTATGAGAAGCCGGTCAAGGAGGCGTACGAGCGTGCCGTGGAAAAGCTGCACAACCCAAAGGTACACTACACGTACTACGACTTCCACCACGAGTGCAAGGGCATGAAGTTCGAACGTGTCATGGACCTCATCGAGAGGTTGCAGACCAAGGGCCTCAAGAGCAACGACTACTTTGCGGTTGAGGATGGCAAGGTAGTGAGTCAGCAGCGCTCTGTGGTGCGTACCAACTGCATGGACTGTCTCGACCGAACCAACGTAGTGCAGGGTACCTTGGCGCGTTGGATCCTcaacgagcagctgcgatcCATTGGCATTCTCTCGGGCGGCGATCaggtcgagaccaagaaCGAGTTTATGCATGTCTACCGCAACGTTTGGGCTGACCACGCCGATGTCATCTCGAAGGCGTACAGCGGCACTGGTGCGCTCAAGACCGACTTTACGCGTACGGGCAAGCGTTCCAAGGAGGGGGCATTGCAAGACGGTATCAATTCGGTCACGCGCTACATCAAGAACAACTACTTTGATGGTGCGCGACAGGATGCCTACGACCTCTTCACGGGCGCTTGGGAGCCGTCGAAAGGGTTGCCGACTCCTGACCAACGTGCATTGCTGGTGCGTTCCATGCCTTGGGTGTTCCTGTTTGCGATCAGCATGGTGTTGGCCAGCTTGGTACTCCCGCGTCACACGGCGGCACAGACTATCGGCTCGGTGGGAGGTGCAAACGCGGGAGATGCGCTCCAGCAGTCTGCATTGTCTCACGTCTACTTCTTTACCCTCTGGTTGGTGGTGGCTATTGGCAGTGCACAGTTCATGGTCTCGAGGGGCCTGGATTATGTTGCGTGGCCAACGCTTAACCGACCCGACGAGACAATCTTCTATGATGGACCCGGTTTCAGGTCTGGTACCAAGGGTCGTACTGGTGTCATCAATCCGTTGAAGGCGCGCAAGTCGCACAACGGCGGTGTCAACGTTGTAGCTAGCAATGCTGGAAGGAGAGGCGAGGCTTACTCGGTGTCGTCGTGA
- a CDS encoding uncharacterized protein (related to UTP7 - nucleolar protein, component of the small subunit processome), which produces MEAGPSKPSRSASGSRHGKTNGEKKAYHSEEALNKQANSISAATSLPRSIDRSAPAAIRDAKLPKSVTSVRDKKLKSKLTHQHLSRKRAAESARLANEYLNSSAPGEGAGMIETEGELERTFKVTQAQIKDSVGIDTATKGFELKLDGGKQGVGLGPYRCDYTRNGRHLVIGGRKGHLAAFDWQTGKLSCEIQVRETVRDVKWLHNNSFFAAAQKKYVYIYDDAGIEIHKLKNHTEVNRLEFLPYHFLLASVGATGYLKYQDTSTGTLISQHRTGLGNCNTMTQNPLTAVLHLGHSNGTVTMWTPNLSTPAVKILAHRGPVTGISIDSRDGGRDMATCGMDGTIKVWDTRMMGKGPRREWQARRPASDLQFSQRGLLGVAWGPHVSIYDTHATLGKAPPGPYITQGFPRSEPLQVKFCPFQDVLGVGHAGGFTSLLVPGAGEPNFDSSELDPFETRNARREREVHQLLDKISPDLISIDQTILGSVHVAETNVSAAEQDRILAEIAKRNPSAVATSADGRAYSQLSRIERMQLNNTDASLFASVDDEDEEGGATTGSLAAKISAHVGPAKPVKEKNRMRGKNKALSRYLRKKRENVVDPNRIAVKARMEKMRKEEQQARKRKAAAGIAQDDHSFSALDMFNKRS; this is translated from the coding sequence ATGGAGGCTGGACCTTCCAAACCGTCTCGATCCGCGAGTGGCTCTCGACATGGCAAGACAAACGGCGAAAAGAAGGCCTATCACAGCGAGGAGGcgctcaacaagcaagccaaCTCGATTTCTGCCGCTACATCGCTGCCCcgctcgatcgatcgatcAGCTCCTGCTGCTATCCGTGATGCAAAGCTTCCCAAGTCCGTCACCAGCGTCAGAGACAAGAAGCTGAAAAGCAAACTCACCCACCAGCATCTTTCACGGAAACGTGCTGCCGAATCGGCGCGTCTTGCCAATGAATATCTCAACTCCTCTGCTCCCGGAGAAGGCGCGGGAATGATCGAGACCGAAGGAGAGCTCGAGCGAACGTTCAAGGTAACTCAGGCACAGATCAAGGACAGCGTAGGCATTGATACAGCGACAAAAGGGTTCGAACTCAAACTGGATGGAGGAAAGCAAGGTGTGGGGCTGGGACCCTACAGGTGCGACTATACACGAAATGGCAGGCATCTGGTGATTGGCGGAAGAAAAGGTCACTTGGCGGCGTTCGACTGGCAGACGGGCAAGTTGAGCTGTGAGATTCAGGTCAGAGAGACCGTGAGGGATGTCAAGTGGCTGCATAACAACAGCTTCTTTGCTGCGGCACAGAAAAAGTACGTCTACATCTACGACGACGCGGGCATCGAGATCCACAAGCTCAAGAACCATACCGAAGTGAACCGACTCGAGTTTTTGCCTTACCATTTCTTGCTTGCGTCCGTGGGCGCAACGGGCTACCTGAAATATCAGGACACTTCGACCGGCACGCTCATCAGCCAGCATCGTACCGGACTGGGTAACTGCAACACCATGACACAGAATCCGCTCACTGCTGTCCTGCATCTCGGCCACAGCAACGGCACGGTGACCATGTGGACACCCAACCTTTCGACACCTGCCGTCAAGATATTGGCGCATCGCGGGCCAGTGACAGGTATCTCTATCGATTCGCGCGACGGCGGACGCGACATGGCGACGTGTGGTATGGATGGTACCATCAAAGTGTGGGACACGCGCATGATGGGTAAAGGTCCTCGTCGTGAatggcaagctcgccgacCTGCTTCGGACCTCCAGTTCTCTCAGCGTGGGCTGCTCGGCGTAGCTTGGGGTCCTCACGTCTCGATCTACGACACTCACGCCACGCTCGGCAAAGCGCCTCCCGGCCCATACATCACCCAAGGTTTCCCACGTTCCGAACCGCTCCAAGTCAAGTTCTGCCCGTTTCAAGACGTTCTCGGCGTAGGCCACGCTGGCGGATTCACAAgcctactcgttcccggTGCCGGTGAGCCCAACTTCGACTCGTCCGAACTGGATCCCTTCGAAACACGCAATGCACGTCGCGAACGCGAAGTGCACCagttgctcgacaagattTCGCCCGACCTTATTTCGATCGACCAGACGATTCTTGGATCGGTGCATGTCGCAGAGACCAACGTGTCTGCGGCCGAGCAGGATCGTATTTTGGCCGAGATCGCCAAACGCAACCCGAGCGCTGTGGCGACAAGTGCAGATGGAAGAGCCTACTCGCAGCtttcacgaatcgagcgTATGCAGCTGAATAACACGGATGCCTCGCTTTTCGCAAGtgtcgacgatgaggacgaggaaggcgGAGCAACAACCGGATCATTGGCTGCGAAAATCTCGGCTCATGTGGGTCCGGCTAAACCGGTCAAGGAAAAGAACCGAATGCGAGGCAAGAATAAAGCGCTCAGTAGGTACCTTAGAAAGAAGAGGGAAAACGTCGTCGATCCGAACCGTATTGCGGTCAAGGCGAGGATGGAAAAGATGCGCAAGGAGGAGCAACAGGCTAGGAAGAGGAAAGCGGCCGCAGGCATCGCTCAGGACGACCACAGCTTTTCTGCTCTTGACATGTTCAACAAGCGGTCCTGA